A single genomic interval of Bos indicus isolate NIAB-ARS_2022 breed Sahiwal x Tharparkar chromosome 5, NIAB-ARS_B.indTharparkar_mat_pri_1.0, whole genome shotgun sequence harbors:
- the ATP6V1E1 gene encoding V-type proton ATPase subunit E 1 isoform X2: protein MALSDADVQKQIKHMMAFIEQEANEKAEEIDAKAEEEFNIEKGRLVQTQRLKIMEYYEKKEKQIEQQKKIQMSNLMNQARLKVLRARDDLITDLLNEAKQRLSKVVKDTTRYQVLLDGLVLQGLYQLLEPRMIVRCRKQDFPLVKAAVQKAIPVYKVATKRDVDVQIDQEAYLPEEIAGGVEIYNGDRKIKVSNTLESRLDLIAQQMMPEVRGALFGANANRKFLD from the exons ATGGCCCTCAGCGATGCCGACGTGCAGAAGCAG ATTAAGCACATGATGGCTTTTATTGAACAAGAAGCcaatgagaaagcagaagaaattGATGCAAAG GCAGAAGAAGAGTTCAACATTGAGAAAGGTCGTCTTGTCCAAACCCAAAGACTGAAGATTATGGAATattatgagaagaaagaaaagcagattgAGCAGCAGAAGAAAAT TCAGATGTCCAATTTGATGAATCAAGCGAGGCTCAAAGTCCTCAGAGCGAGAGATGACCTTATCACA GACCTACTAAATGAAGCAAAACAGAGACTCAGCAAAGTGGTAAAAGATACAACCAGGTACCAAGTGCTGCTGGATGGACTGGTCCTCCAG GGTTTGTACCAGTTGCTGGAGCCCCGGATGATCGTTCGCTGCAGGAAACAGGATTTCCCTCTGGTGAag gCTGCAGTGCAAAAAGCAATCCCTGTGTACAAAGTTGCAACCAAAAGAGACGTTGATGTCCAGATTGACCAGGAGGCCTACCTGCCCGAGGAGAT AGCCGGCGGTGTTGAGATCTATAACGGGGACCGCAAGATCAAGGTGTCCAACACACTCGAAAGTCGGCTGGACCTCATAGCCCAGCAG ATGATGCCCGAAGTGCGGGGAGCCTTGTTTGGTGCAAATGCCAACAGGAAGTTTTTGGACTAA